One Verrucomicrobiota bacterium genomic window carries:
- a CDS encoding Uma2 family endonuclease yields MKWSDVCADPSLHDLPYKIELNGRGQILMSPHKPIHSGFQGAIQRLLYELKPDGYILPEVAVDTDDGTKTLEVAWVAPQTYESEITKDAFERAPEICIEVVSSSNTMAEMEQKKNLYLKRGAVEVWICQADGRMIFFDATGQLEASRLCPEFPRKVSDRIKR; encoded by the coding sequence ATGAAATGGTCCGACGTCTGCGCTGATCCATCCCTGCACGATTTGCCGTACAAGATTGAGTTGAACGGCCGAGGCCAAATTCTCATGAGTCCTCACAAACCAATTCACAGCGGATTTCAGGGCGCGATTCAAAGATTGCTCTATGAGCTCAAACCGGATGGTTACATCCTGCCGGAAGTCGCGGTGGACACCGATGACGGCACGAAAACGCTGGAGGTCGCGTGGGTCGCGCCGCAGACCTACGAAAGCGAGATTACGAAAGATGCCTTCGAGCGTGCCCCTGAGATTTGCATTGAAGTCGTTTCCTCCAGCAACACGATGGCCGAGATGGAGCAGAAGAAGAATCTGTATCTGAAGCGGGGCGCTGTAGAGGTATGGATTTGCCAGGCCGACGGCAGGATGATTTTTTTCGATGCTACAGGCCAGTTGGAAGCTTCAAGGCTTTGCCCTGAATTTCCTCGAAAGGTGAGCGACCGCATCAAGAGGTGA